In Thermovirga sp., a single genomic region encodes these proteins:
- a CDS encoding class I SAM-dependent methyltransferase, which produces MENYYSGKLNAARLMEVYRTDLQRVSQYLREEISYVAGKLSGRERVLELGAGYGRIMKEIAPFADFVLGLDISEDSVLFGREYLKDVPNCRLKTADAHSIEYKSEFEVVLCLQNGLSAMKGDPLNLVSRGVRALVKGGKAFFSTYSEKFWEPRVDWFQEQADKGLLGEIDRERTKNGKIVCRDGFTATTFSRDELEKLGRTTGLPYIIEEVDKSSLFLVIAQTG; this is translated from the coding sequence GTGGAAAACTACTATTCGGGCAAGTTGAACGCGGCCAGGTTGATGGAAGTCTATCGAACGGACCTTCAGAGGGTCAGCCAGTACTTGCGGGAGGAAATATCCTACGTCGCAGGAAAACTCTCGGGCCGGGAAAGGGTGCTGGAACTGGGGGCAGGCTACGGGAGGATAATGAAGGAGATCGCGCCCTTCGCGGATTTCGTGCTCGGGCTGGACATCTCCGAAGACTCGGTTCTCTTCGGGAGAGAATACCTTAAGGACGTACCCAATTGCAGGCTCAAGACGGCTGATGCACATTCGATCGAGTATAAGTCCGAATTCGAGGTGGTCCTTTGCCTTCAGAATGGACTCTCCGCGATGAAAGGTGACCCCCTGAACCTAGTATCCAGGGGCGTAAGGGCTTTGGTCAAGGGCGGTAAGGCCTTCTTCAGCACCTACAGTGAAAAATTCTGGGAACCCCGGGTGGATTGGTTTCAAGAGCAGGCCGACAAAGGGTTGCTCGGTGAGATAGATCGGGAAAGGACTAAAAATGGCAAAATTGTCTGCCGGGACGGCTTTACGGCAACCACCTTCTCAAGGGATGAACTGGAAAAGCTGGGCCGGACGACCGGCCTTCCCTATATCATTGAGGAGGTCGATAAGTCCAGCCTTTTCTTGGTAATAGCTCAAACAGGATAG